In a single window of the Natronosalvus caseinilyticus genome:
- a CDS encoding DUF262 domain-containing protein, translated as MKADTLDLKDIFRKDTRYVVPRFQRPYVWKEEEHWQPLWGDLQLVVDELMDRQAGANTSIERQEAQQNTSPHFLGAIVLDQQSTPTQKLETREIIDGQQRLITLQVLLSAVHSVATDLDHKEPASLVEKLMFNDKDLTSTETDRLKVWPIEADQDAFIDVMTFSDPESDHTELDDDENLEECFQYFSDEIREWAESGDESTEEHLDALVTTMWHLLRVVVIDLESSDDAQVIFETLNARGTPLLAADLIKNYLFREATLQHNDPGELHDKYWKQFDEDEWRVDVSQGRLDRPRIDVFIMHWLTMQMSQQVRAKKLFPAFRKYLDRSEQSVEEIVKDIDYYASIYETISEPDRGSREGIFFRRLDVLDTTTPYPVLLWIFGEESVPKPQRVKAIEAIESWLMRRMLSRLTSKNYNKIFIELLDELKTSDDGRVGDTVVEFFRSKEGESDYWPSDEKLTDSMVNLEYWAVINQRRLKMVFAAIERELRDTGYSETLEFTQDLEIEHILPQKWSAHWSLPGERPAEVERMERDDAKDRVGNLTILTDKLNPSISNAAWDDKRDAIQDHTVLRLNKHLVTSWPDEWNEETIAERGEWLSERASEVWPEPDVDYWDK; from the coding sequence ATGAAAGCGGATACCCTCGATTTGAAGGATATTTTTCGAAAGGACACTCGGTACGTCGTTCCTCGGTTTCAACGTCCCTACGTATGGAAGGAGGAAGAACACTGGCAGCCTCTTTGGGGGGATCTCCAGCTCGTTGTGGACGAACTGATGGATCGGCAAGCAGGGGCAAATACCAGTATTGAACGCCAAGAAGCCCAACAAAACACATCTCCACACTTCTTGGGAGCAATCGTTCTCGACCAGCAATCGACACCAACACAAAAACTAGAGACGCGAGAGATCATCGACGGTCAACAGCGGCTTATAACGCTCCAAGTGCTCCTGTCTGCGGTACACTCCGTAGCGACTGATCTCGATCATAAGGAGCCCGCATCCCTGGTGGAGAAGCTGATGTTTAACGATAAGGATCTGACCTCCACCGAGACAGACCGGCTGAAAGTATGGCCAATCGAAGCTGATCAGGATGCGTTCATTGACGTGATGACGTTCTCAGACCCGGAGTCGGATCATACGGAGCTTGATGATGACGAAAACCTGGAAGAATGTTTCCAGTACTTCAGTGATGAGATTCGAGAGTGGGCGGAATCAGGTGATGAATCCACCGAAGAACATCTTGATGCACTCGTCACGACGATGTGGCACCTTCTCCGTGTCGTCGTAATTGATCTTGAATCAAGCGACGACGCGCAAGTGATTTTCGAGACGCTGAATGCGCGTGGGACACCGTTGCTCGCCGCAGATCTGATTAAGAACTACCTCTTTCGAGAGGCGACCCTCCAACACAACGATCCCGGCGAACTGCACGACAAGTACTGGAAGCAGTTCGACGAGGACGAATGGCGGGTAGATGTCTCTCAGGGCCGCTTGGATCGTCCAAGGATAGATGTGTTCATCATGCACTGGCTCACGATGCAGATGAGCCAGCAAGTACGTGCAAAGAAGCTATTCCCAGCGTTTCGGAAGTACTTGGACAGGTCTGAACAGTCCGTTGAGGAGATTGTAAAGGACATTGACTACTACGCATCCATTTACGAAACTATCTCTGAACCGGATCGGGGCTCACGAGAAGGAATCTTCTTCCGCCGATTGGACGTGCTGGATACGACGACACCATACCCGGTTCTCCTCTGGATTTTCGGTGAAGAAAGCGTCCCAAAGCCCCAACGAGTGAAAGCCATTGAAGCTATCGAGAGTTGGTTGATGCGTCGGATGCTGTCACGATTGACCTCAAAGAACTACAATAAAATCTTCATCGAGCTTCTAGACGAACTCAAAACGAGCGACGATGGTCGTGTCGGAGATACTGTCGTCGAGTTCTTCCGCAGCAAAGAGGGCGAAAGCGATTATTGGCCCAGCGATGAGAAGTTGACTGATTCGATGGTGAATCTGGAGTACTGGGCAGTCATCAATCAGCGACGGCTTAAGATGGTGTTCGCAGCTATTGAACGGGAGTTACGTGACACTGGATACAGCGAGACGCTAGAGTTTACGCAGGACTTGGAAATTGAGCATATCCTCCCTCAGAAGTGGTCTGCACATTGGTCGCTCCCCGGTGAACGGCCTGCTGAAGTAGAACGTATGGAGCGTGACGATGCGAAGGATAGGGTAGGGAATCTCACAATCCTCACTGATAAGCTGAATCCGTCGATATCCAATGCAGCATGGGATGATAAGCGCGATGCGATTCAAGATCACACAGTTCTACGTTTGAATAAGCACCTTGTCACAAGTTGGCCAGACGAATGGAACGAGGAAACAATAGCAGAGCGTGGGGAGTGGCTTTCGGAACGAGCGAGCGAAGTCTGGCCGGAGCCAGATGTCGATTACTGGGATAAGTAA
- a CDS encoding ParA family protein translates to MTTRIASFLDKGGTGKTTSIAHLGVALTQQGHDVLLIDLAGKQGDLAKAFDVWSDVQDAIEADEAWPNISTVFDDAWPTIAGKLGDDAVHDLVYETDEDVDLIPAHPGLDTLDSELGNIDDAGERYARLEAFLDDYVEGLPYDIVLIDLPGMSNNVTYNGLWAARRVLAPVEMGPFEAEQAGALREDLEKIRSSFGIDVELVMVLPNKVDDRTNLATEYLEAFHEEYPDTIAPEYVPYSQDIRNATQQGMTAFELENPSTTAQRAREAFLADAEALIERVED, encoded by the coding sequence ATGACTACACGAATCGCCAGCTTCCTCGATAAAGGAGGGACAGGCAAAACCACCAGTATCGCACACCTCGGCGTCGCACTCACCCAACAGGGCCACGATGTCCTGCTAATCGATCTCGCTGGCAAGCAGGGCGACCTCGCCAAAGCATTCGACGTCTGGAGCGACGTCCAGGACGCCATTGAGGCCGACGAAGCGTGGCCCAACATTAGCACTGTCTTCGACGACGCTTGGCCGACCATCGCGGGGAAGCTTGGCGACGACGCCGTCCACGACCTCGTCTACGAGACCGACGAAGACGTCGATCTCATCCCCGCCCACCCGGGCCTCGATACGCTGGACTCCGAGCTGGGAAATATCGATGATGCTGGCGAACGCTACGCGCGCCTGGAGGCGTTCCTCGATGACTATGTGGAGGGTCTCCCCTACGACATTGTTCTCATCGATCTTCCCGGGATGTCGAACAACGTCACCTACAATGGTCTCTGGGCAGCCCGGCGTGTCCTCGCTCCGGTTGAGATGGGGCCGTTTGAAGCCGAGCAGGCTGGCGCACTCCGCGAAGACCTTGAGAAGATTCGGTCGAGCTTCGGGATCGACGTCGAACTCGTGATGGTACTTCCAAACAAGGTTGACGACCGCACCAACCTCGCCACCGAGTACTTGGAGGCGTTCCACGAGGAATACCCCGACACAATTGCACCTGAGTACGTCCCGTACTCACAGGACATCCGTAACGCCACCCAGCAGGGTATGACTGCCTTCGAGCTGGAGAATCCGAGCACGACTGCACAGCGCGCGCGTGAGGCGTTCCTCGCTGACGCAGAGGCACTCATCGAACGCGTGGAGGACTAA
- a CDS encoding DUF7511 domain-containing protein — MPESASSSDISSHPELIQVVIENSPEADECVLFPENATDDELQTKWILAREGSYIHPKDAQ, encoded by the coding sequence ATGCCTGAATCGGCCTCTTCAAGTGATATTTCGAGCCATCCTGAGCTCATTCAGGTTGTAATTGAAAACTCACCAGAAGCTGATGAATGTGTATTATTTCCAGAGAATGCAACAGACGACGAGCTACAGACGAAGTGGATTCTTGCTAGGGAAGGTTCGTATATCCATCCAAAAGATGCTCAGTAG
- a CDS encoding DUF7344 domain-containing protein — protein MLTILSSDWRRWAIEYLSDHPPDSTVTVSDLAEHVTAKQNECAVQELSSKQRERVYIALCQQHMTTLEETIVDYDRDRKTITPTETPARLWSAYRAFQRSLDG, from the coding sequence ATGCTGACCATTTTGTCGTCTGACTGGCGCAGGTGGGCAATCGAGTATCTGTCCGACCACCCACCGGACAGCACAGTAACCGTCTCTGACCTGGCCGAGCACGTCACAGCCAAGCAAAACGAGTGCGCAGTTCAGGAACTCAGTTCGAAACAAAGAGAACGCGTCTATATCGCCCTTTGTCAGCAGCACATGACGACTCTCGAAGAAACCATCGTTGACTACGACCGAGATAGGAAAACCATCACACCGACCGAGACACCTGCACGCCTCTGGAGTGCATACCGCGCCTTCCAGCGCTCGCTTGACGGCTAG
- a CDS encoding HalOD1 output domain-containing protein has translation MSENECNEDASTDLKSFLRQDRAGYDPKTESYYAQYDVENSETLVTTVVRSVAAITGKTPVELDPLYTTIDPDALKQVLDNSRSDSTKQGSVSITFDFASCEITISCDGTMRIEPPDDAPPHRK, from the coding sequence ATGAGTGAGAACGAGTGTAACGAGGACGCGTCAACCGACTTGAAGAGTTTTCTCCGACAAGACCGAGCCGGGTACGATCCGAAAACTGAGTCTTACTACGCCCAATACGATGTGGAAAATTCCGAGACGCTAGTCACCACTGTCGTTCGATCAGTTGCAGCTATTACAGGTAAAACCCCGGTAGAGTTAGATCCGCTGTACACAACTATCGATCCCGATGCATTGAAACAAGTACTCGACAACTCAAGGAGCGACTCCACCAAGCAAGGGAGTGTGTCCATCACATTTGATTTTGCGTCCTGTGAGATAACGATCTCCTGTGACGGCACGATGCGTATCGAACCGCCAGATGACGCACCACCCCACAGAAAGTAG